The Sulfurospirillum halorespirans DSM 13726 genome has a window encoding:
- a CDS encoding FKBP-type peptidyl-prolyl cis-trans isomerase, whose product MSISDNQVVSIHYELRNVDSGEILDSNINAAPLSFIVGKGQIIPGLEEKIKELKAGENADIKVVAADAYGIYDDKAVQTLPKEQFAGLELQVGMTLYGQGENGETVQVSVKSFNDETVEIDFNHPLAGKDLLFAISILEVRDATADEMLNGYVGGGHSCGCGSGGCGSHEHEDESECCGGHDHDHEHGEGGCCGGESHSHGGGCCGSH is encoded by the coding sequence ATGAGTATTAGTGATAATCAAGTAGTTTCAATCCATTATGAGCTTAGAAATGTTGATAGTGGTGAAATTTTAGATAGTAATATTAATGCAGCGCCACTCTCTTTTATTGTTGGAAAAGGTCAAATTATTCCAGGATTAGAAGAGAAAATTAAAGAGCTTAAAGCTGGTGAGAACGCTGACATTAAAGTAGTTGCAGCTGATGCCTATGGTATTTATGATGATAAAGCTGTTCAAACATTACCAAAAGAGCAATTTGCTGGACTTGAGCTTCAAGTTGGCATGACGCTTTATGGTCAAGGTGAAAATGGTGAGACGGTTCAAGTAAGTGTTAAAAGCTTTAATGACGAAACCGTTGAAATCGATTTCAACCATCCTTTAGCGGGGAAAGATCTTTTATTTGCTATTAGCATTTTAGAAGTACGTGATGCAACAGCCGATGAGATGTTAAACGGTTATGTTGGTGGTGGACACAGTTGTGGTTGTGGATCTGGCGGATGCGGTTCCCATGAGCATGAAGATGAGAGTGAATGCTGCGGCGGACACGATCACGATCATGAGCACGGTGAAGGCGGATGCTGCGGCGGTGAAAGTCACTCCCATGGTGGCGGATGTTGTGGATCACACTAA
- a CDS encoding Fis family transcriptional regulator codes for MRVNAAADTITIMSTVKADAAAVKVTPMVADVVDHTNYIAKSRASMEALKSANLLKSVTINALILGENGAGKQTLAKHIVSAPIVDASAFNELLALIETNSSLIVKNFHKITNYKKLKIALDVHKTRIIATSSLPIGEPLMDEFFSLKIVIPPLRERLEDVPALMEKFAYEACMMFDGEFGAAPSLDEITPDLSKNCYSLRRSVYNAYLMNSFGEEEILAMMERFLSQRIGGRNDYRDLLYLFDVPMIKSGYTKFGSQLAISEKFGLNRNTLRKKINDYKDRLKID; via the coding sequence ATGAGAGTGAATGCTGCGGCGGACACGATCACGATCATGAGCACGGTGAAGGCGGATGCTGCGGCGGTGAAAGTCACTCCCATGGTGGCGGATGTTGTGGATCACACTAATTATATAGCAAAGTCAAGAGCCTCTATGGAGGCTCTTAAATCAGCTAATCTTCTCAAAAGCGTTACAATTAATGCACTGATATTGGGTGAAAATGGTGCAGGCAAACAAACGCTTGCCAAACACATTGTTTCAGCTCCTATTGTCGATGCGAGTGCTTTCAATGAGCTTTTAGCGCTTATTGAAACGAACAGTAGTCTCATCGTCAAAAATTTTCATAAAATTACCAATTATAAAAAACTCAAAATCGCGTTAGATGTTCATAAAACACGCATTATTGCAACCTCTAGTTTGCCGATTGGCGAACCTTTGATGGATGAATTTTTCAGCCTTAAGATTGTCATTCCACCGCTTCGTGAACGTCTTGAAGATGTGCCTGCATTGATGGAGAAATTTGCCTATGAAGCATGTATGATGTTTGATGGAGAGTTTGGTGCAGCACCCTCTTTAGATGAAATCACCCCTGATCTTAGCAAAAATTGTTACTCGCTTCGACGATCTGTTTACAATGCCTATCTCATGAACTCTTTTGGGGAAGAGGAAATTTTAGCGATGATGGAGCGCTTTTTGTCCCAACGTATTGGTGGGCGAAATGATTACCGCGACTTGCTCTATCTTTTTGATGTTCCTATGATCAAAAGTGGCTATACCAAATTCGGTTCCCAACTTGCCATCAGTGAAAAATTTGGACTCAATCGAAATACCCTACGCAAAAAAATAAACGATTACAAAGACAGACTAAAAATAGACTAG
- the fabD gene encoding ACP S-malonyltransferase, producing the protein MNNSIFIFPGQGSQKIGMGKDFYDNAPLAKEMIEKASQRVGFDFTALLFEENDRLDQTEFAQPAILLVSLIAHRLFSEQCKVLPQSVLGHSLGEFSALSAANAMDYLDAVELVHQRGLLMKQACEGINAGMMALLGLDDVSVENLTCKERELGKKVWAANYNGDGQIVIAGNKDDLASLEPLFKEAGAKKTVLLPMSVASHCPLLSSAQPKLEAYLEKWLKESFAMPVISNVTASAYQSKAEAKKLLSEQLVSPVKYKQSILHVENSTDSFIEFGGSVLKGLNKRISQKPTHSITDMKSLDEVLALL; encoded by the coding sequence ATGAATAATAGTATCTTTATATTTCCTGGACAAGGTAGCCAAAAAATTGGCATGGGAAAAGATTTTTATGATAACGCTCCTCTTGCAAAAGAGATGATTGAAAAAGCGAGTCAGCGAGTAGGATTTGACTTTACAGCGCTTCTGTTTGAAGAAAATGATCGATTAGATCAAACAGAGTTCGCGCAACCTGCTATCTTATTGGTCAGTCTCATCGCGCATCGCCTTTTTAGCGAGCAATGCAAAGTCCTTCCTCAATCCGTTTTGGGTCATTCTCTCGGTGAATTTTCAGCTTTAAGTGCTGCTAATGCCATGGATTATCTCGATGCGGTAGAGCTTGTACACCAACGAGGACTTCTAATGAAACAGGCGTGCGAAGGCATTAATGCGGGTATGATGGCGCTTCTTGGCTTGGATGATGTCAGTGTTGAGAATCTTACATGTAAAGAGCGTGAGCTTGGCAAAAAAGTTTGGGCGGCGAATTACAATGGCGATGGACAGATCGTTATTGCGGGGAATAAAGATGATTTAGCTTCACTCGAGCCACTTTTTAAAGAAGCGGGTGCTAAAAAAACTGTTTTACTTCCGATGTCCGTCGCAAGCCACTGTCCACTTTTAAGCTCAGCTCAGCCAAAACTTGAAGCATACTTAGAAAAATGGCTCAAAGAGAGTTTTGCAATGCCTGTGATTTCCAATGTGACAGCAAGCGCTTATCAGAGTAAAGCAGAGGCAAAAAAGCTCCTTTCAGAGCAGTTGGTTTCACCTGTCAAATACAAACAATCCATTTTACATGTAGAAAATTCTACGGACTCATTTATTGAATTTGGAGGCTCTGTACTTAAGGGTCTTAATAAACGAATTTCTCAAAAGCCAACGCATAGTATTACCGATATGAAAAGTTTAGATGAAGTGCTCGCACTTCTGTAA
- a CDS encoding 5'-methylthioadenosine/adenosylhomocysteine nucleosidase has product MKIAIMGAMVEEITPLLEFFGKYETIEHAKNRYYTTSYKGMDLVIAYSKIGKVNASLTASTLIEKFGAQKLLFSGVAGALNPSLKVGDLLVATKLAQHDLDITAFGHPHGYVPEGSVYVETDKALTSLAKKVAFAQKIPLLEGIIATGDQFICDGVKKEWIHTTFNADATEMEGASVAVVCDALNVPFCVLRAISDAADMDAGFSFDEFLVSSAKESAQFIIAMLDELSHDRN; this is encoded by the coding sequence ATGAAAATAGCCATTATGGGTGCGATGGTCGAAGAGATCACGCCACTTTTAGAGTTTTTTGGAAAATATGAAACCATTGAACATGCCAAAAATCGTTACTATACCACGTCGTATAAAGGAATGGATTTAGTCATTGCTTACAGCAAAATTGGTAAAGTCAATGCGAGCCTGACCGCATCAACCTTGATTGAAAAATTTGGAGCACAAAAGCTTCTTTTTTCAGGTGTTGCGGGCGCACTCAATCCTTCACTTAAAGTGGGTGATCTGCTTGTGGCAACCAAACTTGCTCAACACGATCTTGATATTACGGCATTTGGTCATCCTCATGGCTACGTGCCAGAGGGTTCTGTCTATGTTGAAACGGACAAGGCTTTAACCTCATTAGCTAAAAAAGTAGCCTTTGCACAAAAAATTCCATTGCTTGAGGGTATTATTGCCACAGGTGATCAATTCATCTGCGATGGTGTTAAAAAAGAGTGGATTCACACGACGTTTAATGCGGATGCAACAGAGATGGAAGGCGCTTCCGTTGCTGTGGTGTGTGACGCCCTCAATGTTCCTTTTTGTGTGCTTCGTGCTATCAGTGATGCTGCCGATATGGACGCGGGATTTAGTTTTGATGAATTTTTAGTGAGCTCCGCCAAAGAGAGTGCTCAGTTTATTATAGCGATGTTGGATGAACTCAGTCATGATCGAAATTAG
- a CDS encoding ATP-binding protein, whose product MIEISKRLLRIAGRTNAHYNLINEDDKILLGLSGGKDSLSLAHVLKHMQRVAPFDFEFKAVTIAYGMGEDLQTLHNHCLEHEIDHEIVDTKIFELAQDKIRENSSFCSFFSRMRRGALYTYALEHGYSKLALAHHLDDAVESFFMNFSHNGALRSMPPIYKAQNGLWVIRPLIHVRERQLRDCAMDAKMPIIGDEACPAMRFDVKMPVMRAKTKEMLIAMEKENPDLFISLKKAFENIQTSSFSDARFLE is encoded by the coding sequence ATGATCGAAATTAGTAAACGCCTTTTACGTATCGCTGGGCGAACCAATGCCCATTATAACCTCATAAATGAGGATGATAAGATATTGCTAGGGCTTAGTGGTGGCAAAGACTCCCTAAGCCTTGCGCATGTTTTAAAACACATGCAACGCGTTGCACCGTTTGATTTTGAATTTAAAGCGGTTACGATTGCGTATGGCATGGGTGAAGATCTTCAAACATTGCACAATCACTGTTTGGAGCATGAGATCGATCATGAGATTGTAGATACGAAGATTTTTGAGCTTGCGCAAGATAAGATTCGTGAAAACTCCTCCTTTTGCAGCTTTTTCTCGCGTATGAGACGAGGAGCGCTTTACACCTATGCACTTGAGCATGGTTATAGTAAACTTGCTCTTGCTCACCATCTGGACGATGCTGTAGAGAGCTTTTTTATGAACTTCTCGCACAATGGAGCCCTTCGCTCAATGCCACCCATTTATAAAGCACAAAATGGCTTGTGGGTGATTCGCCCACTCATTCATGTAAGAGAGCGTCAACTACGCGATTGTGCAATGGATGCAAAGATGCCGATCATTGGAGATGAAGCGTGTCCTGCGATGCGTTTTGATGTTAAAATGCCCGTGATGCGCGCTAAAACGAAAGAGATGCTTATTGCCATGGAAAAAGAGAATCCCGATCTTTTTATCTCACTCAAAAAAGCATTTGAAAATATCCAAACATCCAGCTTTAGTGATGCACGTTTTTTAGAGTAA
- the recO gene encoding recombination protein RecO: MQGYIINLNRVKDEDLIVTILTQTSIKTLYRFYGARHSTIHLGYKIDFEAIPSLKSSIPQLRSIMHLGTPWNNQRERMLIWQPFIRLFYTHLKEVATIDSFYFDLLEVCSTIWQKQNPKRVAIEAYIKLLIYEGRLHDDFICFNCDERIENDLTLIRGFLPAHKLCAWNQTFDLLHVKQLFEEQSTIALDDEQIDVLWKILLEGF, encoded by the coding sequence ATGCAAGGATACATCATCAATTTAAATCGCGTCAAAGACGAAGATTTAATTGTCACCATTTTAACGCAAACCAGCATTAAAACTCTTTATAGATTTTACGGTGCCCGACACTCTACGATTCATTTAGGCTACAAAATTGACTTTGAAGCAATTCCCTCTCTCAAGTCATCCATTCCTCAGCTTCGCTCCATTATGCACCTAGGAACGCCTTGGAATAACCAGCGCGAACGTATGCTGATTTGGCAACCTTTTATTCGGCTTTTTTACACGCATCTCAAAGAGGTAGCAACGATTGATAGTTTTTATTTTGATCTTTTAGAAGTATGTTCTACTATTTGGCAAAAACAGAACCCTAAACGGGTCGCTATTGAAGCCTATATCAAACTTTTGATTTATGAGGGAAGATTGCACGATGATTTTATCTGTTTTAACTGCGATGAGCGCATTGAAAATGATTTAACACTGATTCGAGGTTTTTTACCTGCACATAAACTGTGCGCGTGGAATCAGACCTTTGATCTTTTACATGTAAAGCAACTTTTTGAAGAACAGAGCACCATAGCACTGGATGATGAACAGATTGATGTGCTATGGAAAATTTTATTGGAGGGATTTTGA